TTTTCGTTACAGGTAAATTTTACTACGATATTACAGCAGAAAGAGAAAACAACGGAAGAAAAGATGTTGCTGTTGTTCGTATCGAACAATTATTCCCTTTCCCTGTTGAGCAGATTAAAGCAATCATTGCACAATATCCAAATGCAGATGATTATGTCTGGGCTCAGGAAGAACCTAAAAACATGGGAGCTTACAGCTATATGTTAATGAACTTTGATCTAGTTAAATGGAGATTAGCTTCATTAAAAGCTTACGCTGCTCCTGCATCAGGAAGTTATACACGTGCTAAACGCCGTCATGCAGATGCAATTAGAATGGTATTCGATAAAAATTTATTCAGATAAAAAAAAATGTTTCAAGTTTAGAGTTTCAGGTTTAACAACCTTGAAACTTTAAACAACACAAACCTTAAACAAAAACAAAGATGATTTTAGAAATGAAAGTCCCATCACCAGGGGAGTCAATAAAAGAAGTTGAGATTGCAACTTGGTTAGTAAAAGACGGAGATTATGTAGAAAAAGATCAAGCGATTGCTGAAGTTGATTCAGATAAAGCTACTCTTGAATTACCTGCTGAAATGAGCGGTGTAATTACTCTAAAAGCTGAAGAAGGTGATACAGTAGCAGTTGGCGCTGTGGTTTGTTTAATTGATACAGATGCTGCAAAACCAGCCGGAAGTGCAGCTCCAGCAGCAGAAGCTCCAAAAGCTGAGGCTCCTAAGGCAGAAGTAAAAACAGAAGCACCAAAAGCAGAAGCAGTTCAGGCTCCTGCAGCTACAAGTTATGCAGCGGGAACTCCATCACCGGCAGCCAGAAAAATATTAGACGAAAAAAATATTGCTCCATCAACAGTTACAGGAACTGGCAAAGGAGGAAGAATTACTAAAGATGATGCTGTAAACGCTGTACCTTCTATGGGAACTCCAACAGGAGGAAACCGTGGAACTGAGCGTACTAAATTATCTATGTTACGTCGTAAAGTAGCAGAAAGACTAGTTTCGGCTAAAAACGAAACAGCTATGCTTACTACTTTCAATGAAGTAAACATGACACCTATCAACAATATCCGTAACGAATACAAAGATGCTTTCAAAGCAAAACACGGCGGTCTTGGTTTAGGATTTATGTCATTCTTTACAAAAGCAGTTACAAGAGCTTTACAATTATATCCTGATGTTAACTCAATGATGGATGGTGATTACAAAATCGGATACGATTTTTGTGATATCTCTATCGCGGTTTCAGGACCAAAAGGTTTAATGGTTCCTGTTGTTCGTAATGCAGAAAACCTAACTTTCCGCGGTATCGAAGCTGAAATCAAAAGATTAGCTTTAAGAGCTCGTGATGGTCAGATTACAGTTGACGATATGACCGGAGGAACTTTCACAATCACAAACGGTGGTGTTTTCGGAAGTATGTTATCTACTCCAATCATCAACCCTCCTCAGTCAGGAATCTTAGGAATGCACAACATCATCGAGCGTCCTATTGCTGTAAACGGAAAAGTTGAGATTCACCCAATGATGTACGTGGCTCTTTCTTATGACCACAGAATCATTGACGGACGTGAGTCTGTTGGTTTCTTAGTGGCTGTAAAAGAAGCTTTAGAAAATCCTGTAGAATTATTGATGAACGGCGATGCTAAACGTGCTTTAGAATTGTAATCAGAAATAATCTTAAATTATATAAAACCTGTTCATTTTTTGAGCAGGTTTTTTTGTTTTTTATTATCCCATTTTCTGATTAAAAACCTGTCTCATGGAAAATTATTTAGAATAAATAACAATAATTTGCATTGTTTGAGTTCATAACTTACATTTGCTTTATTAAAACCAATTCTAAATAATATGAAACCTAATTTTATCATATCCCTTTTGAGTTTGTTCTTTGTTTTGTTATCCTCTACAACAGCATGGGCTCAGGAAAAAGCTGTTATCAAAGGGCAGATAAGTTTATCCAACAATGACGCGGCCGATAATGTTTCGGTAGTATTAAAAGGAACAAAAATAGGAACCGTAACAGACAGTCAGGGATTTTACGAAATCAAAAATATTACACCGGGAAATTACACCATCAGAATATCTGCTGTTGGGCATACCACAAAAGAAGAAAATATAACTGTAAATGAAGGAGAATCTTTAACAAGAAACTTTATCATCATCAATAATTCAGAGCAGTTAGAAGAAATTTTTGTAAAAGGAAACGCAAATAAATACACAAAATCTGAAAGTAGTTACGTTTCTAAAATGTCAATCAAAAATCTCGAAAACTCACAAGTTTACAGCGTAGTTACAAAAGATTTAATGAAAGACCAGCTGGTTGTAAATCAGGACGAAGCTTTAAAAAATGTTCCCGGTTTATACCAATTATGGGCTTCAACAGGACGTGTTGGCGATGGAGGATCATTCTTTGCTTCCCGCGGATTTATTACACAAAGTTTATTAAGAAACGGAATTGCTGGTAAAATAACCAATAATGTTGATGCTTCGAACTTAGAAAGATTAGAAAGCATCAAAGGGCCTTCTGCAACATTGTTCGGAAGTTTATTAACTTCTTACGGAGGTCTGATCAATCGTGTTACTAAAAAACCTTACGATCGTTTTGGTGGTGAAATCTCATATCAATCAGGAAGTTATGGTTTAAACCGATTAACTGCTGATGTAAATACTTCACTAAATGATGACGATACTGCATTGTTAAGAATCAATGCAGCTTACAATAACGCAAATACCTTTCAGGATTACGGGCATACAAGAAGCTATTTCTTCGCCCCATCATTCTCTTATAAAGTGAATGATAAATTAACAATCTCTATTGACGCAGAATTATCAAATGTTGATGCTTCTTCAATGTCGTTAATTTATATTCCGTTTGATGCAACTCCAAGCAGTTTAGGTTTATATGATGCCAAAGACATCAAAATGAACTGGAAAAGATCTTTTACAGGCGATGAATTCATGATGAATACCAAAACCAGCAACATTTTTGCACAGGCTAATTATGAGATGTCAGACAAATGGAAATCCCAAACGGTATTAAGCACTAGCTCAAACCAATCTGTAGGACCGCAAACTTGGTTCTACTTATCAGGAAATAATCAAATGTCTCGAAATGCATGGAACATTAACGGACGAGATAATATTATAGAATTCCAACAAAATTTCAATGGCGAATTTGAATTGTTTGGAATGAAACACAGAACTTTAGCTGGTGGTGATATTTATCGATTAGAAAGTAAAAGCGGATTTGGATACCTTAGCGGAGATATAAATAATATTTTTAAATCAGATTATGACGTAGTAGATTATAGTGCATCAAATGCAAACTACTATAATTTTAATCCGAAAAATGTTGATGCACTATTTGTAAATGGTTATCAATATAAAGCAATAACGTCTCTTACAACTTATAGTGCATATGCAGCTGATGTTATCAATGTTACTGACAAATTAATCGTTTCTGCGGCACTTCGTTTCGATCACTTCCAAAATGATGGAACTTTTAATCCAGCTGCAAATACAAAAACAGGAAATTATTCTCAGAACGCATTATCTCCGAAATTTGGTTTAGTTTATCAGATTGTAAAAGATCAGGTATCTATTTTTGGAAATTACCAAAACAGCTTTAAAAATGTTGGTTTTACAATGGCAGATGTTGGAGGAACAGCACAATTAAAGGCATTTGATCCTGAAAAAGCGAACCAGTTTGAAGGAGGAGTAAAAATAAATGCTTTTTCTAATAAAGTAAGTGCTACTTTTAGTTATTATAACATTGAAGTAAAAGATATTGTAAGAGCCGGAGTACTTGCAAATACCAATATACAGGATGGAAATCAAACCAGTAAAGGTTTTGAAGCTGAAATCACGGCAAATCCAATTTCAGGATTAAACTTCATTTTTGGATATGCTTTCAACAACAGTAAACTAAACAATGCAAATGCAAATGTAAACGGATTACGTCCTGAAACAGCAGGACCTGAGAATTTAATAAATTACTGGATCAGCTACAGTTTACAGACTTCTAAATTCAAAGGTTTAGGAATTGGTTTTGGAGGAAACTATGCTGACAAGACGTTTATTTACAACAAAAATGTAGTCAACGCAACAACCAATGCTACTGAAAATCAAACATTCACATTACCATCTTACGCTGTTGTAAATGCAGCTATTTATTACGATCAGCCAAAATACAGATTGTCAATAAAAGTAAATAACTTAACAGATGAATTATATTTTAACGGATATACTACAATAAATGTTCAGGCACCAAGAACATTCATGGGATCTGTTGCATATAAATTCTAACATAAAATAATATCAAAAAACACCTTTCAAATTTTAGAAAGGTGTTTTTTAAATTTCAAAGATCATGATAACAATTGCCAGCCTTATCGTCTTTTTAGCTTTTTACACCTTATATTATACTTCAAAAAGAGCGGTTTTGTCTTATGATTTAGGTTTTGAAAAATGGATGAAAAATAATCCAAAACCAACCAAAATTATTGGACTTGCATTATTGTTAACAGCTTATGTAATGTGGCTTCTTACACAATCTTTAGGCTGTGGCACTTTAATGTTTTTTATTCAGCTAATGACAATTGGAAGTTTAATCATTATTCTTAGTCCTTTAAAAAAAGTAAACAGTAAAGCACTTTTAGCCTTACTTCTTCTAATTGCTTTATTAGAATTATATTATAACTAATATTCTTTTTCAAATTACAATATGCCAGCTAATTCTAAATATTTAAATCCTGCTTTTTGGCCTCGTTTTTCTAAAATTACGGCAGCTATTTTGGGAGGATATTTTGTGTCTGTTACTTTTCATTTGGCTTTAGCGTCTTGGTTTAGTCGCGCAGATGTATTGATCACAATGGCTTTCAGCGGATTCATTCTTTGGGTTGCTTTAATGGTAGTTGCATTTTTAGCAAAAAGCGGCTGGAAAATCTGGGGAATATACATTTTACTGTCTTTGCTTTTTTGTCTTTTTATTTATCTAGGTCAAACCTATAACACGGCACAATAATATTTCTATGAACAACCGTCATTATAATATCTATTTTCATACTCATACTGTCAGCGGTATCGTTATCAGTGTAGCTCTTTTTGTAATTTTCTTTGCTGGATCTTTTTCTTTTTTTAGAGACGAAATTGTCAATTGGGAAAGAAGTGAATCTACAGCAATTACAAAAGAGATTCAATTAGACTACAATAAAGCGCTAAAGCATCTGGATGAAAAATATGTTTTGCACGGCAGAAACATTACAATTTCCAAACCTTCAATTGAAGAAAGAGTTGGTGTTTATATGGAAGGAACCAAAGATACTTTGGCTCCAGCCAAACAAAAAGAAGGTCAATACTTTTATTTAAATACCAAAAATTTTAAAACTTCAACCTACGAAGAATCTTATTCGTTAGCTGAACTTTTGTACCGTTTACACTTTTTTGCTCAAATTCCGTATCCTGTTGGTTACTATTTATCTGGTTTTGTGGCATTATTTTTCTTATTTGCTATCGTCACTGGAGTTTTACTTCATTGGAACAAAATTGTCTCTAACTTTTACATTTTCCGTCCAAAAGAAAAATTAAAAACACTTTGGACAGATGCTCATACCGCATTAGGAATGATTGGTCTGCCTTTTCAATTTGTTTATGCAGTTACCGGTGCTTTCTTTATGATTAAACTGCTAATTGTTGCGCCGGCAGTAATGGCACTTTACAAAGGCGATCAAGACAAATTATATAAAGAATTAGAATATACTGATGCTGATTATAAATTTGAAAACAAAAAACTGGCTAATCCTTTTAACATTAATGAACTAGTTTCCAAAACCAAAAAGAACTGGTCCGATTTTGAAATTACTCGTGTCATTATTCAAAATTATGGTGATGTTAATATGCATCTTTTGGTTGAAGGGGAATTATTAAGTAATAAAAAATTCACCGGAATTGGTAAAGTCGTTTACAGAATTGCTGATGGAAAAGAAATCGCAAAAAAAGACCCCGTTGCCCAAACCACTTATTTGGATGTTGTAAAAAATGTGCTGTACAAAATTCACTTTGCCGATTATGGCGGATACGCATTAAGAATCGTAAGCTTCATTTTAGGAATTATCACCTGTTTTGTAATTATTTCAGGAGTTATGATCTGGCTTACAGCCCGACAAAAAAATAATATGCCGGAAAAGAAAAGACGATTCAATGCAGCTGTTGTCCGCATTTACCTTGCCATTTGTTTAAGCATGTACCCTATTACCGCTTTGGCTTTTATTGGAAGTAAAATTTTCTATCCCTTAAGTAAATCAAATTTGTTTGCTCTCTATTTTGGCGGATGGCTGGTGTTAGCAATATTCTTTGTTATTAAAAAGAATGATTCGTTTACTAATAAATTCTGTTTAATTTCAGGAAGCATTTTAGGATTCTTAATTCCTGTAACAAACGGAATTGTAACAGGAGACTGGTTTTGGAATTCATTCATGCAAAACAAAATTCAGATTTTCTTTATCGATGTTTTCTGGATTACTCTCGCTTCAATATCATTGTACACAGCCTATCATTTAAAACCAAAAAAAGCAGTTTCATAAAAATTAGCTTAAATAATTTGCCCTCTATTGATTTTGCGTCTACATTTACGCTTTTAATCAAAAAAATGGGATTTAAAACTAAAATTCGTTTTCTACATAAATGGCTCGGATTAATTTCCGGGCTAATTGTTTTTATAGTATGCATCACAGGCTGTATCTTTTGTTTTCATGATGAAATAAAAGACATTACCAGAAAAGAATGGCGCTTGGTTGAACCTCAAAACAAAGCATTCATCCCTCCTTCTGAATTGCAGCAAAAAGCAAAAGAAGCTGCACCAAAAAACAAAGCCAGTATGGTGGCGTACTACGGAAAAAACCGCTCGGCTATTGTATATACGTATTCAGATACTGACAATCTGTATCTTTACTTTAATCCATACACCGGCAAATATTTAAAAACCGAAAATCCGGAAACTGATTTCTTTATTATTGTCGAATACATTCATTTATATCTGCTTCTTCCTGATTATATCGGAAAACATATTATTGGCGGTGCAACCATCATTTTCATTCTGTTATTAATTTCAGGAATAATTCAGTGGTGGCCAAAAAGAAAAAGCGACATTAAAAGAAGTTTCACCATAAAATGGTCTGCAAAATGGCGCAGGGTTAATTATGACTGGCACAATACTTCCGGTTTTTACATTTCTCTAATTGTCCTTATTCTGGCAATTACCGGTTTAACTTTTACTTACGAATGGGTTGGCGACGGAATTTACAAAACCTTCAATTTTGGCGGAGATAAAGAAGCCGAAACCAAATTACCTGTAATTGACACCACCAAATTCAAAGCAAATTCAATTACTGCAATTGACAAAGCTTTTGAGCAGACTATGAAATTACAGCCTGAAGCCGAAATGTTTTTTGTGATGATACCGCAGCAAAAAGGAGATGTTGTAAGTACAGGCGCTTATCCGCATACCTTACGATACGATCAGCAGAGTAATTATTATTTTCATCCTTCAGACGGAAAATTAATTGAAAGCCAGACTTTCGATAAAAAAAGTTTAGGGCTGCAGGTTGTAGAAATGAATTATGGAATCCATACAGGGCAGGTTTTAGACCTGCCCGGAAAAATTATTGCATTTTCTGTCAGTTTAATTGCTTCTGCCCTGCCTGTAACGGGATTTATAATTTGGTTTGGACGAAATAAGAAAAATAAAGACACAAAAAAACCGCTCAGATAAAGCGGTTTTTTATAGTTGGTTTGGTGAAATCATATTAATTTCTGTTTGCTAATGCGTTTTTCTGCAAATTTTTAATTGAGCTGATTTTGTTGTCTACAAAAGCAACTTCGCTTAAGTTATTTTCATTAAAGAAAATCCATTTTCCGGTTTTAACTCCGTCTGTATATTCTCCAACAGCTTTTTTATTTCCATTTACGTCATAAGATACCCAAACACCGTCTAATTTACCATCTTTAAAAAAGCCTTCTTGCTGCACTTTACCATTTTCATAGTAATACGTAGCTTTTACCTTGTTTCCAGCAGCTTCTAATTCAGGCTTTACTTCTTGTGCAGCTAAAATTCCTGAGAACAAAACTGCAGCTAAAATTACACTCTTTTTCATATCTTGTAGGTATTAATGTTAAGAAATCTTTATCAAATATACTCAATTGTTTACATTTAAAAAACTTTTACTTAACAATTTGGTAACATTGAGTAAAAACTTAACATTGGAAACCTCCCAAAAACAACAAAACCAGTGCTCAGGCACTGGTTTTACTGGTATTTCGCTAAAAAACCAGATTTTATTAGTATTTTAAATTTCGTAATAAATTACTTCAATAAGCCGTTTAACTGCTGCTCAAGCTGTGGGTCTGAAGGTCTTGAAGCATCAGAACTCACTATATTTCCTTTAGGATCAATTAGAATAAACCTCGGAATTCCCGTTACGCCATAACTCATAACAAACTCAGATTCCCAGTCCTTATCTGCAAATAACTGAACGCCTCCTAAATTTTTATCCGCAACAAATTTTTTCCATTTTTCATGATCTTTCGCTTTATCAATCGAAATGCTTACAAACTCAATATTCTTCCCATGATATTTTTCTTCCATTTTTTGCAGATACGGGATTTCAGCACGGCATGGTGCACACCAGGTTGCCCAAAGATCGATATAAACATATTTGCCTTTTAGATCAGCAAGTTTAGTGGTTCCTCCTTTATAATTTTCATAATTAAATTCCGGAGATGCTTTTCCTGTCATTTTATTTGCCTGAAAAGCTCTTTCATATTCCTGAGCAGCATACTGGCTGAAACTCTCAAAGCTCATTTTTAATGCTGTTTTAAATTCAGGATCAAAATCACCTTTTTCTAAACTTTCTAAATCTGTTTTCTTTTTTGTTTCTAAAAGTGATGCAAATGCAGCCGGTTCTTTAGTAAAAGCTTCATTTTGAAATTTCTCATCTTTTAATGCCTGCTGCGCCAAAAAGTTGCTTTCGTTTACCCCTTTACCATTAAATACAATAGTTTCATCAAATTCTCTGGCATTCATTGTTAAGTTGATTTCTGCATTTGGTTTTAAATACAAATTAGAAGATTCCCTTCCGTCAGAAAACATGTAAAAACCCTTCGGAGCTTCAAAATTGGCAGCAAAAACTTCCTTATTATTAATTGGAATAACCTGAACAAAGTTATTTCGCCCTCTAATTACTAAAGTATCACTGTTTCTGTTTGCAATTTTCGCCGTAAATTTTATTTGATTCTGAGTTTGACCCATAACGCTAAAAGTGCTAAAAATCAACAGACCTGTAATAAAAAGATTTTTCATAAATAATTAAGTTTGTTTTTTCAGATTCAAATCTAAATAAATAAGCGCTTCAAAATTTCAGAATTAACAAAATATTTAAAATTATAAGCATCAAGTTTATCACTTTACTATATTATCTTGAATTTTGTATTTACTTTTGCAGTCTAAAATTGAGATCATGTATAGAAGTCATAATTGCGGCGAACTAAACGCTTCAAATATTAATACCGAAGTTACACTTGCGGGATGGGTTCAAAAATCACGCGATAAAGGATTTATGAACTGGGTCGATCTACGCGACCGTTACGGAATTACTCAACTTATTTTTGACGAAAGCCGTACAGATAAAACCGTTTTTGAATTAGCCAAAACTCTTGGACGTGAATTCGTAATTCAGGTAAAAGGAACCGTTATTGAGCGTGAAGCAAAAAACAAAAACATTCCGACTGGCGAAATTGAAATTTTAGTTTCTGAATTAACGATTTTAAATTCTGCTTTAACACCTCCTTTTACAATTGAAGATGAAACTGACGGTGGTGAAGATATCAGAATGAAATACCGTTATTTGGATATTCGTAGAAATCCTGTAAAAAACAGTTTACTATTCCGTCACAAAGTAGCGATGGAAGTTCGTAAATATTTATCTGATTTAGATTTCTGTGAAGTTGAAACACCTTACTTGATTAAATCTACTCCTGAAGGGGCAAGAGATTTCGTTGTGCCAAGCCGTATGAACGAAGGACAGTTTTACGCATTGCCGCAATCTCCACAGACTTTCAAACAATTATTGATGGTGGGTGGAATGGATAAATATTTCCAGATTGTAAAATGTTTCCGTGACGAAGATTTACGTGCAGACCGTCAGCCTGAGTTTACTCAGATCGACTGCGAAATGGCGTTTGTAGAGCAGGAAGACATTTTAAATGTATTTGAGGGCTTAACAAGACATTTATTAAAAGAAATTAAAGGCATCGAAGTAGATAAATTTCCAAGAATTACCTACGATTATGCCATGAAAACATACGGAAATGACAAACCGGACATTCGTTTCGGAATGAAGTTTGGTGAATTGAACCAATTTGCACAGCACAAGGAATTCCCTGTATTCAATGCAGCTGAATTAGTTGTTGGAATTGCCGTTCCGGGAGCAGGAAATTACACTCGTAAAGAAATCGACGGATTAATTGACTGGGTGAAGCGTCCGCAAGTTGGAGCATCAGGAATGGTTTACGTAAAATGTAACGAAGACGGAACCTATAAATCATCTGTAGATAAATTCTACGATCAGGATGATTTAACAAACTGGGCAAAAGCAACAGAAGCAAATCCTGGCGATATGATTTTTGTACTTTCTGGTCCTGCAAACAAAACACGCGCACAACTTTCAGCTTTACGTATGGAATTAGCAGCTCGTTTAGGTTTGCGTAATCCTGAAGAATTTGCTCCACTTTGGGTTGTAGATTTCCCATTATTAGAATTGGATGAAGAAAGCGGTCGTTACCACGCAATGCACCATCCATTTACTTCTCCAAAACCGGAAGACATGGCTTTACTGGAAACAGAACCTGGAAAAGTTCGCGCAAACGCATACGATATGGTTTTAAACGGAAACGAAATTGGAGGTGGATCTATTCGTATTCACGATAAGGCAACACAACAGTTAATGTTTAAATATTTAGGATTTACTGAAGAAGAAGCAAAGGCACAATTTGGGTTCCTAATGGATGCTTTTCAGTTTGGAGCACCGCCTCACGGAGGATTAGCATTTGGTCTTGACAGGCTGGTTGCCATTTTAGGAGGTCAGGAAACCATCAGAGACTTTATCGCATTCCCTAAAAACAATTCGGGACGTGACGTTATGATTGATGCTCCTGCAGCAATTGATGATGCGCAGTTAAAAGAACTTCGTATTAAAATTGACACTATATAATTTACAAAATTAATACCGATATAAAAAAGCAGCTAAAATCTTAGCTGCTTTTTCTATTTTAAATAAACGTTAAGAAAAATCTTAAATAACAAATTCTTTAGAATTATCAAATTCTTACAATTGAGTCATTTTTATATTCTTACAATTAATGATTCTCAAATAATGGTATTCTATAAATAAATTGATGCAATAAACTAGGTAAAAACACTGTAAATCAATAATTTTTACAAAAAATTAACACCTTCATGTCTTTTGTATGAATTTATATGTTACATTTGCTTTATTATAAATTATTATTACAATTACAATGCGTACAGGTACAGTAAAATTTTTCAATGAATCTAAAGGTTATGGATTCATTACAGACGAAGAAACAGGAAAGGACATCTTCGTTCACGCTTCAGGAATTAACGCGGAAGAATTACGCGAAGGTGACCGTGTAAGCTATGAAGAAGAAGAAGGAAGAAAAGGGAAAGTTGCTGCTAAAGTAGCAGTAATCTAAGAAAAATATAGCAATTTATTTTTTTTGCCTCTGAATGGTTTAAGAAACGTTCCGATTAATTTCGGGACGTTTTTTTTGCCCAATTCTTAAAAAAATATTAAAAAACAACAATCTTATTTATAATCAATAAAAATTACATATAAACCCCGATTTATAGCCTACTTAAATCCTTCTTTAACTTGTGATTTACATCATCGAAAGCTATCTTTGTGCCTTATTCTTTAAGTAAAAAATCGAAGTTTATGCAATCCGATCAATACAGTTACATTCCTATT
This portion of the Flavobacterium gelatinilyticum genome encodes:
- a CDS encoding PepSY-associated TM helix domain-containing protein, which codes for MNNRHYNIYFHTHTVSGIVISVALFVIFFAGSFSFFRDEIVNWERSESTAITKEIQLDYNKALKHLDEKYVLHGRNITISKPSIEERVGVYMEGTKDTLAPAKQKEGQYFYLNTKNFKTSTYEESYSLAELLYRLHFFAQIPYPVGYYLSGFVALFFLFAIVTGVLLHWNKIVSNFYIFRPKEKLKTLWTDAHTALGMIGLPFQFVYAVTGAFFMIKLLIVAPAVMALYKGDQDKLYKELEYTDADYKFENKKLANPFNINELVSKTKKNWSDFEITRVIIQNYGDVNMHLLVEGELLSNKKFTGIGKVVYRIADGKEIAKKDPVAQTTYLDVVKNVLYKIHFADYGGYALRIVSFILGIITCFVIISGVMIWLTARQKNNMPEKKRRFNAAVVRIYLAICLSMYPITALAFIGSKIFYPLSKSNLFALYFGGWLVLAIFFVIKKNDSFTNKFCLISGSILGFLIPVTNGIVTGDWFWNSFMQNKIQIFFIDVFWITLASISLYTAYHLKPKKAVS
- a CDS encoding toxin-antitoxin system YwqK family antitoxin; its protein translation is MKKSVILAAVLFSGILAAQEVKPELEAAGNKVKATYYYENGKVQQEGFFKDGKLDGVWVSYDVNGNKKAVGEYTDGVKTGKWIFFNENNLSEVAFVDNKISSIKNLQKNALANRN
- a CDS encoding cold-shock protein; protein product: MRTGTVKFFNESKGYGFITDEETGKDIFVHASGINAEELREGDRVSYEEEEGRKGKVAAKVAVI
- the odhB gene encoding 2-oxoglutarate dehydrogenase complex dihydrolipoyllysine-residue succinyltransferase; amino-acid sequence: MILEMKVPSPGESIKEVEIATWLVKDGDYVEKDQAIAEVDSDKATLELPAEMSGVITLKAEEGDTVAVGAVVCLIDTDAAKPAGSAAPAAEAPKAEAPKAEVKTEAPKAEAVQAPAATSYAAGTPSPAARKILDEKNIAPSTVTGTGKGGRITKDDAVNAVPSMGTPTGGNRGTERTKLSMLRRKVAERLVSAKNETAMLTTFNEVNMTPINNIRNEYKDAFKAKHGGLGLGFMSFFTKAVTRALQLYPDVNSMMDGDYKIGYDFCDISIAVSGPKGLMVPVVRNAENLTFRGIEAEIKRLALRARDGQITVDDMTGGTFTITNGGVFGSMLSTPIINPPQSGILGMHNIIERPIAVNGKVEIHPMMYVALSYDHRIIDGRESVGFLVAVKEALENPVELLMNGDAKRALEL
- a CDS encoding TlpA family protein disulfide reductase, whose protein sequence is MKNLFITGLLIFSTFSVMGQTQNQIKFTAKIANRNSDTLVIRGRNNFVQVIPINNKEVFAANFEAPKGFYMFSDGRESSNLYLKPNAEINLTMNAREFDETIVFNGKGVNESNFLAQQALKDEKFQNEAFTKEPAAFASLLETKKKTDLESLEKGDFDPEFKTALKMSFESFSQYAAQEYERAFQANKMTGKASPEFNYENYKGGTTKLADLKGKYVYIDLWATWCAPCRAEIPYLQKMEEKYHGKNIEFVSISIDKAKDHEKWKKFVADKNLGGVQLFADKDWESEFVMSYGVTGIPRFILIDPKGNIVSSDASRPSDPQLEQQLNGLLK
- the aspS gene encoding aspartate--tRNA ligase, coding for MYRSHNCGELNASNINTEVTLAGWVQKSRDKGFMNWVDLRDRYGITQLIFDESRTDKTVFELAKTLGREFVIQVKGTVIEREAKNKNIPTGEIEILVSELTILNSALTPPFTIEDETDGGEDIRMKYRYLDIRRNPVKNSLLFRHKVAMEVRKYLSDLDFCEVETPYLIKSTPEGARDFVVPSRMNEGQFYALPQSPQTFKQLLMVGGMDKYFQIVKCFRDEDLRADRQPEFTQIDCEMAFVEQEDILNVFEGLTRHLLKEIKGIEVDKFPRITYDYAMKTYGNDKPDIRFGMKFGELNQFAQHKEFPVFNAAELVVGIAVPGAGNYTRKEIDGLIDWVKRPQVGASGMVYVKCNEDGTYKSSVDKFYDQDDLTNWAKATEANPGDMIFVLSGPANKTRAQLSALRMELAARLGLRNPEEFAPLWVVDFPLLELDEESGRYHAMHHPFTSPKPEDMALLETEPGKVRANAYDMVLNGNEIGGGSIRIHDKATQQLMFKYLGFTEEEAKAQFGFLMDAFQFGAPPHGGLAFGLDRLVAILGGQETIRDFIAFPKNNSGRDVMIDAPAAIDDAQLKELRIKIDTI
- a CDS encoding PepSY-associated TM helix domain-containing protein, with the translated sequence MGFKTKIRFLHKWLGLISGLIVFIVCITGCIFCFHDEIKDITRKEWRLVEPQNKAFIPPSELQQKAKEAAPKNKASMVAYYGKNRSAIVYTYSDTDNLYLYFNPYTGKYLKTENPETDFFIIVEYIHLYLLLPDYIGKHIIGGATIIFILLLISGIIQWWPKRKSDIKRSFTIKWSAKWRRVNYDWHNTSGFYISLIVLILAITGLTFTYEWVGDGIYKTFNFGGDKEAETKLPVIDTTKFKANSITAIDKAFEQTMKLQPEAEMFFVMIPQQKGDVVSTGAYPHTLRYDQQSNYYFHPSDGKLIESQTFDKKSLGLQVVEMNYGIHTGQVLDLPGKIIAFSVSLIASALPVTGFIIWFGRNKKNKDTKKPLR
- a CDS encoding TonB-dependent receptor is translated as MKPNFIISLLSLFFVLLSSTTAWAQEKAVIKGQISLSNNDAADNVSVVLKGTKIGTVTDSQGFYEIKNITPGNYTIRISAVGHTTKEENITVNEGESLTRNFIIINNSEQLEEIFVKGNANKYTKSESSYVSKMSIKNLENSQVYSVVTKDLMKDQLVVNQDEALKNVPGLYQLWASTGRVGDGGSFFASRGFITQSLLRNGIAGKITNNVDASNLERLESIKGPSATLFGSLLTSYGGLINRVTKKPYDRFGGEISYQSGSYGLNRLTADVNTSLNDDDTALLRINAAYNNANTFQDYGHTRSYFFAPSFSYKVNDKLTISIDAELSNVDASSMSLIYIPFDATPSSLGLYDAKDIKMNWKRSFTGDEFMMNTKTSNIFAQANYEMSDKWKSQTVLSTSSNQSVGPQTWFYLSGNNQMSRNAWNINGRDNIIEFQQNFNGEFELFGMKHRTLAGGDIYRLESKSGFGYLSGDINNIFKSDYDVVDYSASNANYYNFNPKNVDALFVNGYQYKAITSLTTYSAYAADVINVTDKLIVSAALRFDHFQNDGTFNPAANTKTGNYSQNALSPKFGLVYQIVKDQVSIFGNYQNSFKNVGFTMADVGGTAQLKAFDPEKANQFEGGVKINAFSNKVSATFSYYNIEVKDIVRAGVLANTNIQDGNQTSKGFEAEITANPISGLNFIFGYAFNNSKLNNANANVNGLRPETAGPENLINYWISYSLQTSKFKGLGIGFGGNYADKTFIYNKNVVNATTNATENQTFTLPSYAVVNAAIYYDQPKYRLSIKVNNLTDELYFNGYTTINVQAPRTFMGSVAYKF